A segment of the Flavobacterium azooxidireducens genome:
AGAAAATTTATAATTCCACAAATTAGTATCGCTTTCAGGAGCTACTAATCCGCCACAAAACGACTCAAATTGAATCATTTTTCCACCTTTTTCTCTAATTTCATCAATGATTTTCATTGCACTCATATGATCAATTCCGGGATCAAGGCCAATTTCATTCATAAAAATTAATCCTTTTTCTTTCGCTTGACTGTCTAATTCTTGCATTTTGGGACTGATGTACGAAGCCGTCACCATATGTTTGTTGAAAGTAAGACAATCTTCGGCAATTTCAATATGCAAATGAGCCGGAAGCATCGAAATCACAATATCAGCTTTTTGAATTTCTTTTTGACGATTCTCCACATTCGAAATATCCAGCAAAATTGGAGTTGCGTTGGGATGATTATTGGTTTTTTTCTTTGCCAATTCTAAAGATAAATCAGCTATCGTAAGGTGCAAATCTTCCGCAATCGCTTTATTTAACAAATACTTTATCAACGAAGAAGCAGATCGTCCGGCACCAATAATCAATATATTTCTCATATCATTTTTGTGTAAAAATCACACAAATGTAGTTAGATGTTATATTCCTAACAAATTTTACAATGTTAATTCCATTTGAGGTTGAAAAATAATTCCGTAATTTTGATTATTATAATATGAAATGAATAGAAAAATCATACTAGTTGCTGCTATCTTAGGAGTAATTGCAATCATTTTAGGAGCATTTGGAGCTCACGCGTTAAAAGAAGTTTTAAACGAAAATCAATTAGTCAGTTTTGAAACCGGTGTTCGCTACCAATTTTATCACGCACTATTTTTATTGTTTTTAGGAACAACAATTTTATTGTCAGATAAAATAAAAAAAATTATTTTAACGTTGGTGTTAGTAGGGGTTTTGTTTTTTTCCGGTTCCATCTATTTATTGGCAACAAATGACTTAACTTCTATTGATTTTAAGTTTTTAGGGCCAATTACGCCAATTGGAGGATTGCTATTAATAGGAGCATGGATAGCTCTGTTTTTGAACATTCTTAAACAAAAGGGATAAATTTTCAACAAATTATCAATTGTAAAGATTTAATTTTTACTTTTGCCAAATATTTAAACACAACTTAAAGGTAAATTTATGGAAACATACGCTCAATTTACGAAATCGATTTCGTTAGAAAAGTACGGAATCAATAATGTCAAAGAAATTGTTTATAATCCTTCGTTTGAATTTCTTTATGAAGAAGAACTAAGTTCAAAGTTAGAAGGATACGAAAAAGGACAATTGTCAGAATTAGGAGCGGTAAATGTAATGACGGGAGAATTTACCGGAAGATCGCCAAAAGACAAATATATTGTAGAAGATGAGGTGACGAGAGATACCATTTGGTGGAACTCTCCAAAAGCACCAAATGACAACAAACCTATTTCTCAAGTTACTTGGAATGCTTTAAAGGAAACAACAGTTAATCAACTTTCAGGAAAAAGATTATTTGTGGTTGACGCATTTTGTGGTGCAAACGAAAATACTCGTTTAAAAGTTCGATTCATAATGGAAGTGGCTTGGCAAGCACATTTCGTCAAAAATATGTTCATCCGTCCAACGGAACAAGAATTAGAAAATTTTGGTGAACCTGATTTTATTGTGATGAATGGTTCTAAAACATCTTTCAAAAATTATGAAGAACACGGATTAAATTCTGAAGTATATGTTGCTTTTAATTTAACCGAAAAAGTTCAAATCATCGGCGGAACTTGGTATGGTGGAGAAATGAAAAAAGGACTTTTCTCGATGATGAATTACTATTTGCCTTTACAAGGAATTGCTTCGATGCATTGTTCTGCTAACAAAGGTAAAGATGGTGATGTAGCAGTTTTCTTTGGTTTATCAGGAACAGGAAAAACAACTTTATCAACTGATCCAAAACGTGAATTAATTGGAGACGATGAGCACGGTTGGGATGACGAAGGTGTTTTTAATTTTGAGGGTGGATGTTATGCAAAAACCATCGATTTGAGTAAAGAAAACGAACCGGATATTTATGGAGCCATCAAAAAAGATGCTTTATTAGAAAACGTAACGTTGGATGCAAACGGAAAAATCGATTTTAAAGATGGTTCTGTGACGCAAAATACGCGAGTTTCTTATCCTATTAATCACATTCAAAATATTGTAAAACCGGTTTCAAAAGCGGGTCACGCAACTAAAGTTATTTTCCTAACAGCAGATGCTTTTGGTGTGATGCCTCCGGTTTCTAAATTGACTCCAGAACAAACAAAATATTATTTCCTTTCCGGATTTACAGCAAAATTAGCCGGAACTGAAAGAGGTGTAACTGAACCGCAACCGACTTTTTCAGCTTGTTTCGGAAAAGCATTTTTATCACTTCATCCAACCAAATACGGACAAGAATTGGTGAAGAAAATGGAACAACACGAAGCTACTGCTTATATGGTTAATACAGGTTGGAACGGAACTGGAAAGCGAATTTCGATTAAAGATACAAGAGCCATTATCGATGCTATTTTAGACGGTTCTATCGAAAAAGCAGAAACCAAATTAATTCCGATTTTTAATTTTGAAGTACCAACAGCTTTGCATGATGTAAATCCGTCTATTCTAGATCCAAGAGATACATATGCTAATGCAGAAGATTGGACAGCAAAAGCGTCTAATTTGGCCGATTTGTTTATTAAAAACTTTGTACAATACACAGACAATGAAGAAGGACGCAACTTAGTGAAGTCCGGACCTCAATTATAATTTTACACTAACTAACCAAACGAAAAGAGTCCCGCAATTTTGTGGGACTCTTTTTAATTTATATGAAATTGAGGATTATTTATCCTTATTCGTCTTTGCAATATATTTTTCTAATGCCATTG
Coding sequences within it:
- a CDS encoding DUF423 domain-containing protein, producing MNRKIILVAAILGVIAIILGAFGAHALKEVLNENQLVSFETGVRYQFYHALFLLFLGTTILLSDKIKKIILTLVLVGVLFFSGSIYLLATNDLTSIDFKFLGPITPIGGLLLIGAWIALFLNILKQKG
- the pckA gene encoding phosphoenolpyruvate carboxykinase (ATP), which encodes METYAQFTKSISLEKYGINNVKEIVYNPSFEFLYEEELSSKLEGYEKGQLSELGAVNVMTGEFTGRSPKDKYIVEDEVTRDTIWWNSPKAPNDNKPISQVTWNALKETTVNQLSGKRLFVVDAFCGANENTRLKVRFIMEVAWQAHFVKNMFIRPTEQELENFGEPDFIVMNGSKTSFKNYEEHGLNSEVYVAFNLTEKVQIIGGTWYGGEMKKGLFSMMNYYLPLQGIASMHCSANKGKDGDVAVFFGLSGTGKTTLSTDPKRELIGDDEHGWDDEGVFNFEGGCYAKTIDLSKENEPDIYGAIKKDALLENVTLDANGKIDFKDGSVTQNTRVSYPINHIQNIVKPVSKAGHATKVIFLTADAFGVMPPVSKLTPEQTKYYFLSGFTAKLAGTERGVTEPQPTFSACFGKAFLSLHPTKYGQELVKKMEQHEATAYMVNTGWNGTGKRISIKDTRAIIDAILDGSIEKAETKLIPIFNFEVPTALHDVNPSILDPRDTYANAEDWTAKASNLADLFIKNFVQYTDNEEGRNLVKSGPQL